The Neospora caninum Liverpool complete genome, chromosome X genome includes a region encoding these proteins:
- a CDS encoding At5g08320, related, whose product MERPNPLANFLSTSLLTQAASKSPLETEGGLSSSSSSSSSSSSSSSSSSSSSSSSSSSPSSSSSSSSSSSSSSSCSSLFLDAEKLRSNTALRQLAAYLLEQQRGSPGGTLSSSPQPSSSQPSSSDLFSESSFSSARDRERSCGGARGIDADWLPVLGGGRERRPSGEGRGRVSSSSDSEKREELSFDQGEEEGSSALVYRQFGDDDDGNAPLILGRARGAKRADEACVEGEDGHEKANATGNDAAREGKIKLRPVLQPDPRDVQAPSSDTNGRAEEGQSDEDEDEALERTLREQLEKEIEEGGDFYDSSADEEDEKWVLKHLRVGDKATDAILCCPGCFTPVCYQCQRHEKFLFQYRAVSACNVVVDSTSSVRPRHNGSRRHKGRAASPKEREAEREEAEREEASEREREGEEERDGEREEERGGARREELSFVKHLQEMVKDDPGLDGGAGQRRERQNGATARRAGWEEEIFCEGLEGQSAHPVKCVTCNATVALLDEDETFHFFHVLPGEA is encoded by the exons ATGGAACGCCCCAATCCTCTCGCCAATTTCCTCTCAACTTCTCTCCTTACCCAGGCAGCAAGCAAATCGCCCCTCGAAACGGAAGGCgggctctcttcttcctcttcctcttcttcctcttcttcctcttcctcttcttcctcttcctcttcttcctcttcctcttcttcctctccctcttcttcctcttcttcctcttcttcctcttcttcctcttcttcctgtaGTTCTCTTTTTCTAGACGCTGAAAAGTTGCGGTCAAACACTGCTCTGAGGCAACTCGCCGCCTACCTGCTCGAGCAACAACGCGGCTCGCCAGGCGGtaccctctcttcctctcctcagccttcttcttctcagccgtcttcgtctgatTTGTTTTCTgagtcttctttttcgtcggcACGCGACAGAGAACGGAGCTGTGGCGGTGCGCGAGGCATCGACGCGGACTGGCTACCCGTGCTgggaggggggagagagaggcgaccttcaggagaggggagaggccgtgtctcttcctcttcggacagcgagaagcgcgaagagCTGTCCTTTGAccaaggcgaagaagagggttCGTCTGCTCTCGTCTATCGCCAGTttggagacgacgacgacggaaACGCTCCGCTCATTCTCGGGCGTGCGCGCGGAGCGAAGCGAGCTGACGAAGCGTGtgtggaaggcgaggacggccacgagaaggcgaacgcgacgggTAACGATGCAGCCCGGGAGGGAAAGATCAAACTGCGGCCTGTGCTCCAGCCAGATCCGAGAGATGTCCAGGCACCCTCGAGTGACACAAACGGACGCGCGGAGGAAGggcagagcgacgaagacgaggacgaggctcTGGAGCGCACGCTGAGAgagcagctggagaaggaaatcgaagaaggaggcgacTTTTACGACTCCTcggccgacgaagaggacgagaaatgGGTTCTGAAACACTTGAGGGTGGGCGATAAGGCCACCGACGCGATCCTCTGCTGTCCCGGATGCTTCACGCCTGTCTGCTATCAGTGTCAAAG GCACGAGAAATTCCTCTTTCAGTACCGAGCCGTCTCTGCTTGCAATGTCGTCGTCGACTCCACGTCCTCTGTCAGGCCGAGACACAACGGCTCTCGGAGACACAAAGgacgcgctgcctcgccaaaagagagagaagcagagagagaagaagcagagagagaagaagcgagcgaacgagaacgagaaggagaagaagagagagacggagaacgagaagaagagagaggaggagcgagaagagaggagttGAGTTTTGTTAAGCACCTGCAAGAGATGGTGAAGGACGACCCTGGCTTGGACGGAGGCGCAGGCCAGCGGCGGGAAAGACAGAACGGCGCGACAGCAAGAAGAGCTGggtgggaagaagagatctTTTGCGAGGGTCTGGAAGGCCAGTCCGCGCACCCCGTCAAGTGTGTGACCTGCAACGCAACTGTTGCCCTGttggacgaagacgaaactttccactttttccaCGTGCTCCCCGGAGAAGCCTGA